One stretch of Desulfovibrio sp. JC022 DNA includes these proteins:
- a CDS encoding DUF3089 domain-containing protein yields MIFKKIATYTFLITMTVILCACNTKNITPLPDAPDYAQDKFWSIKDENIMHKVDVFFVHPTTYGPPANGHFIADLNNQKLNHITDRDTVQWITSAFADSCNVFAPRYRQMNIEVLQMDDQRLQDYLKTPVSDIEAAFKYYLNNLNNGRPFILASHSQGSKVLLTLLSKNPKLLDRNKLVAAYMPGWTFTDKDLSDLKLKLSEKPDQTGCLITWNTIGPGGISPTIQKGARCVNPLSWNTETKEFPASINIKAKIFLAPGKKLLINNFTAARINEEGALEIPTPAPEILKQLNMSLGKEVYHRYDYDFFFYNVQDNVKQRCDAYLKKHK; encoded by the coding sequence ATGATATTCAAGAAAATTGCTACTTACACATTTCTAATAACCATGACCGTCATTCTGTGCGCCTGCAACACCAAAAACATCACACCTTTGCCGGATGCACCCGACTACGCCCAAGATAAATTCTGGTCCATTAAAGATGAAAACATTATGCATAAAGTTGATGTTTTTTTCGTACACCCCACAACGTATGGACCTCCGGCCAACGGACACTTCATTGCAGACCTGAACAACCAGAAACTTAATCATATTACAGACCGGGATACAGTTCAGTGGATCACTTCCGCTTTTGCAGACTCATGTAATGTTTTTGCTCCCCGCTACCGCCAGATGAATATCGAAGTATTACAAATGGATGATCAGCGTTTGCAGGATTACCTGAAAACACCGGTCTCAGATATTGAAGCAGCCTTCAAATATTACCTCAACAACCTGAACAACGGTCGTCCCTTCATTCTGGCCAGCCACAGTCAGGGGTCAAAGGTTCTGCTGACCCTACTGAGCAAGAATCCGAAACTGCTGGATAGAAACAAACTTGTTGCAGCGTACATGCCCGGCTGGACATTCACAGACAAGGACCTCAGCGACCTGAAATTAAAACTGAGCGAAAAACCGGACCAGACCGGGTGCCTGATCACATGGAACACCATCGGTCCCGGCGGAATATCACCCACAATCCAAAAAGGGGCACGCTGCGTTAATCCGCTATCATGGAATACCGAGACAAAAGAATTTCCGGCATCCATAAACATAAAAGCCAAGATATTCCTCGCACCCGGTAAAAAACTGCTCATCAACAACTTCACAGCCGCCCGAATAAATGAAGAAGGCGCATTGGAAATTCCCACTCCGGCTCCGGAAATTTTAAAGCAGCTGAACATGTCTCTGGGTAAAGAAGTGTACCACCGCTATGACTATGACTTCTTTTTCTACAACGTACAGGATAACGTTAAGCAACGCTGCGATGCCTACCTTAAAAAACACAAATAA
- a CDS encoding ATP-binding protein translates to MLVLHSYHSGMSWISNIEKGIRDTLLVPPYKDLVLHIEYMDTKRCHSPEYYAAIKRLLKEKFKNVSLSLVLSSDNNAFDFLLKNRDELFPGAPVVFCGVNNFSDKYLKGVNNFTGVAEMMSSRDTVEAILTQLPETKSIYVINDYLKTGRAWEATIKRNLAPFEDRVRIEYNDNLTIAGLRGKIQSMKPGSVVLLGVYYSDRDGKYVTYEKLGSMLTRNSPVPVYCLLRFNLRDGVLGGKVISGYHQGVMMSEVARRILAGERADDIPVLKVGANVFIYDWQALDEFGISPDLLPEESVILNEPFSFYDKYFYLVWSTVFVFIAMSALVIVLIKIVVALRRVRGELQHSELKYRSIFDNAQEGIFQTSVGGRMLAANDAFATMFKYDSPEEAIEVLDNVREKLYLNESDRNILLEAMNNEGKLSGFEVKMKRKDGEVIWITMNARKTTDQNGKVIFEGSVVDMTERKRNERRMIQSEKMMSVGGLAAGMAHEINNPLAAIVGSVQSLQRRLGQETKQNLKVAQECGVPFSAVTKYLEQRGCQKFLDGIYEAGIRAATIVRGMLSFSRKSGSDFASHNLNAVVDSVLTLVMKDYDYKKNYDFKKIKILKEFNADELFVECDETEIQQVILNLLRNGAEAMGEKLYSEESPGFVLRTYRNETMVVLEIEDNGPGMDDEVRKRIMEPFYTTKSVGKGTGLGLSISYFIITNRHKGGMEVYSEPGKGTRFVIRLPAYEE, encoded by the coding sequence GTGCTGGTGCTTCATTCTTACCACTCAGGCATGTCGTGGATTAGCAATATTGAGAAAGGAATCCGTGATACGCTGCTGGTTCCGCCATACAAGGATCTTGTCCTTCACATCGAATATATGGATACCAAACGGTGTCATTCGCCTGAGTACTACGCGGCAATCAAAAGGCTGCTTAAAGAAAAATTCAAAAATGTAAGTCTTTCATTGGTCTTGTCGTCTGATAATAATGCTTTTGATTTTTTACTTAAAAATCGTGATGAGCTTTTTCCCGGTGCGCCTGTTGTTTTTTGCGGGGTGAATAATTTTTCAGATAAATATCTTAAAGGTGTGAACAATTTCACCGGGGTCGCAGAGATGATGTCATCGCGCGATACTGTGGAAGCCATACTCACGCAGTTGCCGGAAACAAAATCTATTTATGTAATTAACGACTATTTAAAAACAGGACGGGCCTGGGAAGCCACCATTAAACGGAACCTTGCACCGTTCGAAGACCGGGTCCGCATTGAATATAATGACAATCTGACCATTGCCGGATTGAGGGGCAAGATTCAATCCATGAAACCGGGCAGTGTTGTTTTGCTCGGGGTATATTATTCTGACCGTGACGGTAAATATGTAACTTATGAGAAACTTGGCAGTATGCTTACCCGGAACAGTCCTGTTCCGGTTTATTGTCTGCTGCGTTTTAATCTTCGTGATGGCGTTCTCGGCGGCAAAGTCATTAGCGGGTATCATCAGGGAGTGATGATGAGTGAAGTCGCCCGCAGGATACTTGCGGGAGAAAGAGCAGATGATATCCCGGTACTCAAGGTCGGGGCCAATGTATTTATTTATGATTGGCAGGCTCTTGATGAATTCGGAATTTCACCTGATTTACTTCCTGAAGAAAGTGTTATTCTTAATGAACCTTTTTCTTTTTACGATAAATATTTTTATCTTGTCTGGAGTACTGTATTTGTTTTTATCGCCATGAGTGCTCTGGTGATCGTATTGATTAAAATTGTTGTCGCTTTGCGCAGGGTTCGTGGAGAGCTTCAACATTCTGAATTAAAGTACCGCTCCATTTTCGATAACGCTCAAGAGGGCATTTTTCAAACCAGTGTTGGTGGCAGAATGCTGGCAGCTAATGATGCCTTTGCAACCATGTTCAAATATGATTCTCCTGAAGAGGCTATTGAGGTACTCGATAATGTCCGCGAGAAACTATATCTCAATGAATCTGATCGCAATATTTTGCTTGAAGCGATGAATAACGAAGGTAAACTTTCAGGCTTTGAAGTGAAAATGAAGCGCAAAGACGGTGAGGTTATCTGGATTACCATGAATGCCCGGAAGACTACTGATCAGAACGGGAAGGTCATCTTTGAAGGGTCAGTGGTGGACATGACTGAAAGAAAGCGTAATGAGCGGCGCATGATTCAATCCGAGAAAATGATGTCCGTTGGCGGCCTTGCTGCCGGGATGGCTCATGAAATCAATAATCCGTTGGCTGCCATCGTCGGTTCTGTACAGAGTCTGCAAAGACGTCTGGGGCAGGAGACAAAGCAAAACCTTAAGGTAGCACAGGAGTGCGGAGTCCCGTTTTCAGCTGTGACAAAATACCTTGAGCAGAGAGGGTGCCAGAAATTTCTGGATGGTATTTACGAAGCGGGCATAAGAGCCGCAACGATTGTGCGTGGTATGCTTAGTTTCAGTCGTAAAAGCGGTAGTGATTTCGCTTCCCATAATTTAAATGCCGTTGTGGATAGTGTCTTGACTCTGGTTATGAAGGATTACGACTACAAGAAAAATTATGACTTTAAGAAAATTAAAATACTCAAGGAATTTAATGCTGATGAGTTGTTTGTTGAATGTGACGAAACTGAAATTCAGCAGGTAATATTGAATTTATTGAGAAATGGTGCCGAGGCCATGGGGGAGAAACTCTATTCCGAAGAGAGTCCAGGTTTTGTTCTTCGGACATATAGGAATGAAACCATGGTTGTGCTGGAAATTGAGGATAATGGTCCCGGCATGGACGATGAGGTGCGCAAACGGATTATGGAACCGTTCTATACGACCAAATCAGTTGGAAAAGGGACCGGATTGGGGCTTTCCATTTCATATTTTATCATAACAAATCGTCACAAAGGGGGGATGGAGGTATATTCCGAACCCGGCAAGGGCACCCGCTTTGTGATCCGGCTCCCGGCTTATGAAGAATAA
- a CDS encoding Bbp16 family capsid cement protein, with amino-acid sequence MYLDKELCFCEEQVVTASAVSQNVINVGEDCGSGGNVKLKVMVDGEDFASLTSLRVGVQASGADDFSLFDTLFESGSIPVADLKQGYSFPLPSLPVTHKAFLRLSFTVTGSNATAGKVSGYLIMDDQTNI; translated from the coding sequence ATGTATCTTGATAAAGAACTTTGTTTTTGTGAGGAGCAGGTTGTTACTGCAAGCGCGGTTTCCCAGAATGTCATCAATGTCGGCGAGGATTGCGGTTCCGGTGGTAATGTTAAGCTTAAGGTCATGGTTGATGGTGAGGATTTTGCTTCCCTGACCAGCCTGCGCGTGGGGGTGCAGGCTTCCGGGGCGGATGATTTTTCTCTCTTTGATACTCTTTTTGAGTCCGGTTCCATCCCTGTGGCTGACCTCAAGCAGGGCTATAGCTTTCCGCTGCCTTCTCTGCCTGTGACCCATAAGGCTTTTCTGAGGCTTTCCTTTACCGTGACCGGAAGCAATGCAACTGCCGGTAAAGTCAGCGGCTATCTGATCATGGACGATCAGACCAATATTTAA
- a CDS encoding major capsid protein — protein sequence MATLGLNALTLSDWGGRLDPNGKVAEITEVLANSNEVLDDAAWIEGNLPTGHRTTVRTDLPTVSWRKLNYGIKPSKSRTKQIDDSCGMLESYAEMDKALSDLNGHSSNFRTSEERAFLEAMNKEFADTFVYGDTALEPEKFLGLAPRFNSLEHKNVINFGGSGDNCTSIWIVCWSDQTVHFTFPRGSSNGLNHKDLGEVTLEDAGGGKYQGLRTHYKWTPGLVVRDWRYVVRIASIDPENLGSNSLRHALIEGLNMIPNTNMGRTAIYCNQTVKTLLDIEASDKNNVMLKSENWEGKPVTTFWGCPVRRVDSILNTEAAITA from the coding sequence ATGGCAACTCTTGGACTTAACGCACTTACTCTTTCCGATTGGGGTGGTCGTCTTGATCCTAACGGCAAAGTCGCTGAAATTACTGAAGTACTGGCTAATAGTAACGAAGTTCTCGACGATGCTGCATGGATTGAGGGCAACCTGCCCACCGGTCACCGTACCACTGTGCGCACCGACCTGCCTACCGTAAGCTGGCGTAAGCTCAACTACGGTATCAAGCCCAGTAAATCCCGTACCAAGCAGATTGATGACAGCTGCGGTATGCTCGAATCCTATGCTGAAATGGACAAGGCTCTCTCTGATCTCAACGGTCATTCCTCAAACTTCCGTACCTCTGAAGAACGAGCTTTCCTTGAAGCAATGAATAAGGAATTTGCGGATACCTTTGTCTACGGCGACACCGCGCTGGAGCCTGAGAAATTCCTCGGTCTTGCACCGCGCTTCAATTCTCTTGAGCACAAGAACGTTATTAACTTTGGTGGCAGCGGGGACAACTGCACTTCCATCTGGATTGTCTGCTGGTCTGATCAGACTGTGCATTTTACCTTTCCCAGAGGCAGTTCCAACGGTTTGAATCATAAGGATCTCGGTGAAGTTACCCTCGAGGATGCCGGCGGCGGCAAGTATCAGGGGCTGCGCACCCATTATAAGTGGACTCCCGGCCTTGTTGTCCGTGACTGGCGTTATGTGGTGCGTATTGCGTCCATTGATCCCGAAAACCTCGGCTCCAATTCCCTGCGTCATGCATTGATCGAAGGTCTGAATATGATCCCTAATACCAACATGGGCAGGACAGCCATCTATTGTAACCAGACCGTAAAGACCCTGCTCGACATTGAGGCTTCCGACAAAAACAACGTCATGCTTAAGTCTGAGAATTGGGAAGGCAAGCCTGTAACCACTTTCTGGGGTTGCCCGGTCCGTCGCGTGGATTCCATTCTCAACACCGAAGCAGCTATTACTGCGTAA
- a CDS encoding endoprotease, with translation MMDFPVGDDSQPDHYSPQAKMKDEQAEPVLGGDTLLEEDSSEEQDGPIIEEAEQLTDNPVPNAPEAYELNYGLPDGIDPHVDSQFRQFAHENGVSGEMAQKLVDFHNTLEAARFQDHQTQTGEWERQTRSLPGWHGNNYRKNMGVANKGLQAFASPALAKMIRESGYSCHPEVVKTFYNVGRRLSEDSYVDSNRNTPRKKTIGEILYPNQPI, from the coding sequence ATGATGGATTTTCCGGTGGGTGATGATTCGCAGCCGGATCATTATTCCCCACAGGCAAAAATGAAGGATGAGCAGGCTGAACCTGTGCTCGGCGGTGACACTCTGTTGGAAGAGGATTCTTCAGAGGAGCAGGATGGCCCCATAATTGAGGAGGCCGAGCAGTTGACGGATAATCCGGTTCCCAATGCTCCGGAAGCATATGAACTGAATTACGGTCTGCCTGACGGGATCGACCCGCATGTGGACAGCCAGTTCCGGCAGTTTGCCCATGAGAACGGGGTCAGCGGTGAGATGGCCCAGAAGCTGGTGGATTTTCACAACACCCTTGAAGCGGCCCGTTTTCAGGATCACCAGACTCAGACAGGGGAGTGGGAGCGGCAGACCCGTTCACTTCCCGGCTGGCATGGCAATAATTACCGCAAGAATATGGGTGTGGCTAATAAGGGTTTACAGGCTTTTGCATCCCCGGCCCTTGCAAAGATGATCAGGGAATCCGGTTATTCCTGTCATCCCGAAGTTGTTAAAACTTTTTACAATGTCGGCAGACGTCTCAGTGAAGATTCCTATGTGGACAGCAACAGGAACACTCCCCGCAAAAAGACAATCGGGGAAATCCTGTATCCCAACCAGCCTATTTAA
- a CDS encoding acetate--CoA ligase family protein, with product MFIENEISFEAIDDLFSNADNEGRDYLFEYEVYNLLANSGAETPPVANLLPRGARFSDEELTSIPGEKAVLKIVSPTIIHKTEVGGVRIVKKEPSKIRSAVRGMMYEVPENYAAYIERNPEHGPEEYKGLHGEALVKAISRDLKGVLQVQFMPPDSDSFGNELIVGLRRTREFGTIISAGLGGTDTELYAERFRKGQAIVAASVQMVDGQSFFQLFKNTISYKKLAGLTRGQRRIVTDEQLIECFDSFIEMGKYFSPSNPKAEFIIEELEINPFAFTEYLMVPLDGLCRFSRPDEMVQARPVEKIHNLLHPQKIGIIGVSSTRRNFGRIILDNVLAEGYAKEDVIIIREGCEEVDGVRCVPSLDALDHQLDLFVVAIAAQHVPDLVDKVIELDSAKSVMLIPGGMGETEDSKERAEQVIASINAKHAEADGGPVFIGANCMGVVSRPGGYDTWFIPDEKLPKDRNGPYQRSALISQSGAFMVFRSSQCPELNPAYMISMGNQTDLTLGDMVHYFKDSEEVDVIAVYAEGFNDLDGLEFCRAVRQAVMNGKEVVFYKAGRTPEGKTATSGHTASLAGDYMVCESCVRQAGAIVARTFQEFQDLFMLAEKLSAKTICGDRLAAVSGAGFEAVGMADSIQSDDYDIELAKFSKDSIKGIDEILEANRLKTLVTIQNPLDLTPGSNDAIHASMAEILVKDPAVDSIVIGLDPLSPSMHTLAEPTVPAFSMEDENSLGNLLIKIVKKSDKPVLAVVDGGRLYDPLRDRLLANGVPVFPVCDRAVAAIALYSKARMRAEIIRLAHGCD from the coding sequence ATGTTTATAGAAAATGAAATCAGCTTTGAGGCTATCGACGACCTTTTCAGTAATGCGGATAACGAAGGCCGCGATTATCTTTTTGAATATGAAGTATACAACCTACTGGCGAATTCAGGAGCTGAAACACCTCCTGTTGCCAACCTGCTGCCACGCGGAGCACGTTTTTCAGACGAAGAGCTTACTTCTATTCCGGGCGAAAAGGCGGTACTTAAAATAGTATCTCCGACTATCATCCACAAAACCGAAGTGGGCGGAGTACGCATTGTAAAAAAAGAACCGTCTAAAATCCGGTCCGCCGTGCGCGGCATGATGTATGAAGTCCCTGAAAACTACGCCGCATATATAGAACGTAACCCGGAGCATGGCCCCGAAGAATACAAAGGACTACACGGAGAGGCTCTTGTTAAGGCCATCAGCCGTGATCTTAAAGGAGTGTTGCAGGTCCAGTTCATGCCCCCGGATTCAGATTCCTTCGGCAACGAACTGATTGTGGGCTTGCGCCGTACCCGCGAATTCGGGACCATCATCAGTGCGGGCCTCGGCGGAACCGATACCGAGCTTTACGCCGAACGGTTCCGCAAAGGTCAGGCCATTGTTGCCGCATCCGTGCAAATGGTGGACGGACAATCTTTCTTCCAACTCTTTAAAAACACCATTTCATACAAAAAACTGGCCGGACTGACTCGTGGGCAGCGGCGCATCGTCACTGACGAACAGCTCATTGAGTGCTTTGATTCATTCATTGAGATGGGCAAGTACTTTTCACCTTCCAACCCGAAAGCAGAATTCATCATTGAGGAATTGGAAATCAACCCCTTTGCCTTTACCGAATACCTGATGGTCCCGCTGGACGGCCTATGCCGTTTCTCAAGACCGGACGAAATGGTACAGGCCCGCCCGGTGGAAAAAATCCACAACCTGCTTCACCCGCAGAAAATCGGTATCATCGGGGTATCATCCACCCGCCGAAATTTCGGACGCATCATCCTCGATAATGTTCTGGCTGAAGGATACGCAAAGGAAGACGTAATCATCATCCGTGAAGGATGTGAAGAAGTGGACGGAGTGCGCTGTGTTCCAAGTCTCGATGCACTGGATCACCAGCTGGACCTTTTCGTAGTCGCCATTGCCGCGCAACATGTTCCCGATCTGGTGGACAAAGTTATTGAACTGGACTCTGCTAAAAGCGTCATGCTCATACCCGGCGGCATGGGCGAAACCGAAGACAGCAAGGAACGGGCGGAGCAGGTCATCGCCAGCATCAATGCAAAACATGCTGAAGCTGACGGTGGCCCGGTTTTCATCGGAGCCAACTGCATGGGCGTGGTTTCCCGGCCCGGAGGTTACGACACATGGTTTATTCCTGACGAAAAACTACCCAAAGACCGCAACGGACCATACCAGCGGTCGGCTCTGATCAGTCAAAGCGGGGCCTTCATGGTTTTCCGTTCCAGCCAGTGCCCGGAACTGAATCCGGCCTACATGATTTCCATGGGCAACCAGACCGACCTCACTCTTGGTGACATGGTCCATTACTTTAAAGACTCAGAAGAAGTGGACGTCATTGCGGTCTATGCCGAGGGATTCAACGACCTTGACGGGCTGGAATTCTGCCGGGCTGTACGGCAGGCGGTGATGAACGGCAAGGAGGTAGTCTTTTACAAGGCCGGAAGGACTCCTGAAGGCAAAACAGCCACCAGCGGACATACGGCTTCACTGGCCGGGGACTATATGGTCTGCGAAAGTTGCGTGCGGCAGGCCGGGGCAATCGTGGCCCGCACCTTTCAGGAATTTCAAGACCTGTTCATGCTGGCGGAAAAGCTGAGTGCTAAAACCATTTGCGGGGACAGACTTGCCGCAGTGAGCGGAGCCGGATTTGAAGCAGTAGGCATGGCCGACTCCATTCAGTCTGATGACTATGATATTGAGTTGGCAAAATTCAGCAAAGACTCAATCAAGGGTATTGATGAAATTCTGGAAGCGAACAGATTAAAGACACTGGTCACCATTCAGAATCCGCTGGACCTAACTCCGGGATCAAATGATGCAATCCACGCAAGCATGGCGGAAATTCTGGTCAAGGACCCTGCGGTGGACTCCATCGTCATCGGTCTGGACCCGCTCTCCCCTTCCATGCACACCTTGGCCGAACCGACAGTTCCCGCTTTTTCAATGGAGGACGAAAACTCCCTTGGAAACCTGCTCATTAAGATCGTCAAGAAAAGCGACAAGCCGGTACTGGCTGTGGTTGACGGCGGCAGACTTTACGATCCCCTGCGGGACAGACTCCTGGCAAACGGAGTCCCGGTTTTTCCTGTCTGCGACCGTGCAGTAGCCGCCATTGCCCTCTACTCAAAAGCCCGCATGCGTGCCGAGATTATCCGGCTGGCTCATGGCTGTGATTAA
- a CDS encoding MFS transporter → MNSLVKIQLTVFALVSASFTNIYLPQPVLPILQSEFQVSPVQASFAVSFVILGIVLSNLFFGYLSDRYPVKPIIFAGGIFVAAGGFVCALTHNYTVLVGARLLQGLFIPALTTSLAAWLARTLPAQRLSVVMGSYVSATIXGGXGGRLLGGWIHPPLHWRYAFTTASVLILVTTVMAVFILPASGKKEIAAARMSNGKESYASLLKRKELLLIFGCGAGSLLIFSPVFNYLPYRLSHPPFDLSTGTITLVYLVYILGIFLGPLAGRLSSRFGGGVMLIFSSILLGLSLLLLLVPSITAVVVGLLGVCAGFFTIHTVAVVLLNRKLSCSHGKANAMYVLFYYTGGWLGITGAGFAYEYADWKGVILFLVVFLVIPLSAGLLERRAEKRTD, encoded by the coding sequence ATGAATAGTCTTGTTAAGATACAACTTACGGTTTTTGCTCTGGTCTCGGCTTCTTTCACTAATATATATCTTCCGCAACCGGTCCTGCCCATTCTTCAGTCTGAATTTCAGGTCAGCCCTGTTCAGGCTTCTTTTGCAGTTTCTTTTGTAATTCTGGGGATCGTTTTGTCCAATCTGTTTTTTGGTTATCTGTCGGACAGGTATCCGGTCAAACCAATAATTTTTGCCGGTGGGATTTTCGTCGCGGCTGGTGGATTTGTTTGTGCATTGACCCACAACTATACAGTTCTTGTCGGCGCAAGATTGTTGCAGGGACTTTTCATTCCGGCTTTGACCACAAGTCTTGCCGCATGGCTGGCCCGCACTCTTCCGGCACAGCGACTCAGCGTGGTTATGGGATCATATGTTTCCGCTACTATTCKGGGCGGGCKGGGGGGGAGGCTGCTCGGGGGCTGGATTCATCCGCCGCTCCATTGGAGATATGCCTTTACCACAGCGTCGGTGCTTATTCTGGTCACAACTGTTATGGCTGTGTTTATCCTGCCTGCAAGCGGTAAGAAAGAAATTGCTGCCGCACGTATGAGTAACGGTAAAGAATCCTACGCTTCACTGCTGAAACGTAAAGAGCTGCTTTTGATTTTTGGATGTGGAGCTGGGAGTTTACTGATATTTTCTCCGGTTTTTAATTATCTGCCGTACAGGCTTTCTCATCCTCCTTTCGACCTTTCTACCGGGACGATCACTCTTGTTTATCTGGTTTATATCCTCGGTATTTTTCTAGGGCCGCTTGCCGGAAGACTAAGCAGTCGTTTCGGGGGAGGGGTAATGTTGATTTTCAGCTCCATTCTTTTGGGGTTGTCACTTTTGTTGCTCTTGGTGCCGTCAATAACGGCTGTTGTTGTGGGATTACTGGGAGTTTGCGCGGGCTTTTTTACCATCCATACAGTAGCGGTTGTTCTTTTAAACCGTAAACTGAGCTGTAGTCACGGCAAAGCTAATGCTATGTATGTCCTGTTCTACTATACCGGAGGTTGGTTAGGAATTACCGGGGCTGGCTTTGCATATGAATATGCAGACTGGAAGGGCGTGATTCTCTTTCTGGTTGTTTTTCTGGTTATTCCACTTAGTGCCGGGCTGCTTGAGAGAAGAGCTGAAAAGAGAACTGATTGA
- a CDS encoding NAD(P)/FAD-dependent oxidoreductase, which produces MKQVKVQIKVTPEQINLPDAIRREALKAAGLPDDKTISTRVLRRSIDARSRKPHFVLHVAIGDPETVEPQESVFTPLPLNGKQVVIAGAGPAGYFAALTLLEKGIKPIIIERGRMVNDRRKDLKKIYTEGLINPDSNYCFGEGGAGTYSDGKLYTRATKRGNVGRILDLLIANGAPGDIRIDAHPHLGSNVLPRIVSKMRDDIISCGGEIHFNTRVDSFILDGDRMTGVLAGGNEIKADAVILATGHSARDIFHALNDQDIRIEAKPFALGVRIEHPQPLIDKIFYHQSPRHENLPAASYRISTQAMGRGVFSFCMCPGGYIVPASTAPGELVLNGMSLAARNAPFANAGLVAEVKIEDLNNPGNPFCALEYQAAAEKQMFAAGDGKTQQAPAQRVNDFIDGRISKSIPKTSYIPGAYSAPVHELLPFIQSEALRSGLKALGKKFKGFDSSEAKVLAVESRTSSPVRIPRDRETFQHVQIKGLFPCGEGAGYAGGIISAAMDGEKCAQAAARLLG; this is translated from the coding sequence ATGAAACAGGTAAAAGTACAGATCAAAGTAACCCCCGAACAGATCAACCTTCCCGATGCCATTCGCAGGGAAGCCTTGAAAGCTGCCGGGTTGCCGGACGATAAAACCATTTCCACCCGCGTGCTGCGTCGTTCAATTGATGCCCGCTCTCGCAAGCCGCACTTTGTACTTCATGTTGCCATTGGTGACCCCGAAACCGTTGAACCGCAGGAATCAGTATTCACCCCCCTGCCTTTAAACGGTAAACAGGTGGTTATTGCCGGAGCCGGACCTGCCGGATATTTTGCAGCCCTGACTCTTCTGGAAAAAGGAATCAAACCGATCATAATTGAGCGCGGTCGCATGGTGAATGACCGCCGCAAGGACTTGAAAAAGATTTATACTGAAGGGCTGATCAACCCGGATTCCAACTACTGCTTCGGTGAAGGCGGAGCCGGAACATACTCCGACGGCAAGCTCTATACCCGAGCAACCAAACGCGGCAACGTAGGCCGCATTCTCGACCTGCTCATCGCAAACGGGGCACCGGGCGATATCCGCATTGACGCCCACCCGCACCTCGGTTCCAACGTACTGCCGCGCATTGTCAGTAAAATGCGAGACGACATCATTTCCTGCGGCGGGGAAATCCACTTTAACACCCGCGTTGACTCCTTCATCCTTGATGGAGATCGCATGACCGGCGTCCTTGCCGGGGGCAATGAAATCAAAGCCGACGCCGTCATCCTCGCCACCGGACATTCTGCGCGGGATATCTTTCATGCCCTCAATGATCAGGACATCAGAATTGAAGCCAAGCCTTTCGCATTGGGAGTTCGCATCGAACACCCCCAGCCTTTGATCGACAAAATTTTCTATCACCAGTCACCGCGTCACGAGAACCTGCCTGCCGCCAGTTACCGTATTTCAACACAGGCTATGGGCCGCGGGGTTTTCTCATTCTGCATGTGTCCGGGCGGATACATTGTTCCGGCTTCAACAGCTCCGGGAGAACTAGTCCTGAACGGCATGAGCCTTGCCGCGCGCAATGCCCCCTTTGCCAATGCCGGACTGGTAGCCGAAGTAAAGATTGAAGATCTGAATAATCCGGGCAATCCCTTTTGCGCACTGGAGTATCAGGCTGCTGCGGAAAAACAGATGTTTGCAGCCGGGGACGGCAAGACACAGCAGGCTCCGGCCCAGCGGGTCAATGATTTTATTGACGGACGAATTTCAAAATCCATCCCCAAAACATCATACATTCCCGGAGCCTACTCAGCTCCGGTGCATGAATTGCTGCCCTTCATTCAGTCAGAAGCCTTACGCAGCGGCCTCAAAGCATTAGGTAAAAAATTTAAGGGATTTGATTCCAGCGAGGCCAAAGTTCTGGCAGTTGAATCACGCACCAGCTCCCCGGTGCGCATACCCCGGGACCGCGAAACCTTTCAGCACGTGCAAATTAAAGGGCTTTTCCCTTGCGGAGAAGGTGCCGGATACGCAGGCGGAATTATTTCCGCTGCTATGGATGGAGAAAAATGCGCACAGGCTGCTGCACGGTTGCTGGGTTAA